From Aquificota bacterium, one genomic window encodes:
- the purH gene encoding bifunctional phosphoribosylaminoimidazolecarboxamide formyltransferase/IMP cyclohydrolase, translating into MRALLSVYYKEGLDVLLEALKEKGYEIISTGGTAKFIKSLGYEVKEVEEITNFPEILDGRVKTLHPAIHGGILYRDWVEKDKEEIKRLGIEPIDLVVVNLYPFEEKLKEDLQEQELMEFIDIGGPTLIRASAKNFYRVAVVVDPQDYAWVANKIKEGTLSLEDRKKLAIKAFSLTAYYDALISRALERLWEVDSATHYFSLPMKLFGSLRYGENPHQKAWLFHNPLEDLGIARSRILQGKEMSFNNYLDSDSAFRLVSEFSNPACVIVKHNNPCGVALGKNLLEAFEKALSSDPESAFGGIVAFNDRVEKQLAERLTDIFLEVIIAPEWSEEALEVLSKKKNLRLVQALGYSFSFDIKKVSGGYLLQEEDNIDYEKLEVVSQRHPTEEEMQDLLFAWKVCRYVKSNAIVIAKGGRTLGIGSGNVSRVDSLRCAIARAQRFGFDLKGSVMASEAFLPFRDSVDLAQEVGIRAIIQPGGSIRDKEVIEAVNQHNMVMVFTGTRHFRH; encoded by the coding sequence ATGAGGGCTCTTCTGTCGGTTTATTACAAAGAAGGTCTTGATGTGCTTTTGGAAGCTCTAAAAGAAAAGGGCTACGAAATAATCTCCACCGGTGGTACAGCCAAGTTTATAAAAAGCCTTGGCTATGAAGTAAAGGAGGTGGAAGAAATCACAAACTTTCCAGAAATATTGGACGGAAGGGTAAAGACCCTGCATCCCGCCATACATGGCGGCATACTCTACAGAGATTGGGTAGAAAAGGACAAGGAAGAGATAAAAAGGCTTGGCATAGAGCCAATAGACTTAGTGGTGGTAAACCTTTATCCCTTTGAGGAAAAACTAAAAGAAGACCTACAGGAACAAGAACTCATGGAGTTTATAGATATAGGTGGGCCTACCTTAATCAGAGCCTCCGCTAAGAATTTTTATAGAGTAGCTGTTGTGGTGGACCCTCAAGACTATGCTTGGGTGGCCAATAAGATAAAGGAGGGCACCCTTAGCCTTGAAGATAGGAAAAAACTGGCTATAAAGGCCTTTTCCTTAACGGCTTACTATGATGCTCTCATTTCCAGGGCCTTGGAAAGGCTGTGGGAAGTGGACAGTGCCACACACTATTTCTCACTACCTATGAAGCTTTTTGGAAGTTTAAGGTATGGAGAAAACCCCCATCAGAAGGCTTGGCTATTTCATAACCCGCTTGAGGACCTTGGCATAGCAAGGTCTCGCATACTGCAAGGTAAAGAGATGTCCTTTAATAACTATCTTGATAGCGATTCCGCTTTTAGGCTTGTAAGTGAATTCTCTAACCCTGCCTGTGTTATTGTTAAGCATAACAACCCTTGTGGTGTGGCCCTTGGTAAGAATCTATTGGAAGCCTTTGAAAAGGCCCTTTCCTCAGACCCAGAATCCGCCTTTGGCGGTATTGTAGCCTTCAACGATAGAGTAGAAAAACAGCTTGCAGAAAGGCTTACAGACATATTCCTTGAAGTTATTATTGCACCAGAATGGTCGGAAGAAGCCCTTGAGGTGCTTTCCAAGAAGAAAAACCTAAGGCTTGTTCAGGCTCTTGGCTACTCCTTTTCCTTTGATATAAAAAAGGTAAGCGGTGGATATCTGTTGCAGGAAGAAGACAACATTGATTATGAAAAGCTTGAAGTAGTCTCTCAAAGACATCCCACGGAAGAAGAAATGCAAGACCTTCTTTTTGCCTGGAAAGTATGTAGGTATGTAAAGTCCAACGCCATAGTGATAGCCAAGGGTGGTAGAACCTTGGGCATAGGGTCGGGTAATGTATCAAGGGTGGATAGCTTACGCTGTGCCATTGCAAGGGCCCAAAGGTTTGGCTTTGACCTAAAAGGTAGTGTTATGGCATCAGAAGCCTTTTT
- a CDS encoding Gfo/Idh/MocA family oxidoreductase has protein sequence MHVLLIGLGNMGNKYFWKLEQMGERLVLCDIDPSKEKKPHPFYCHFGDVKEDVRAVIVAVDPKDHVSIAKEFLSKDIPVLLEKPPALSSKEFESIKNHEKLYISEVESYSVCAQFLRKPERFIKIERFGKGKGYISPLWDLAWHDLYLLQSISENIKVEALEIDGEVWTLRGSLDGILFSISVAWEHPQPRRLWYIDEDLLLDFGEERVYERGKLLKEEKRDKLRLMVEDFLKGSFDKKSVQRAYINLKILESLS, from the coding sequence ATGCATGTGCTTTTGATTGGCCTTGGTAATATGGGGAATAAGTATTTTTGGAAGCTGGAACAGATGGGTGAAAGGCTTGTGCTTTGTGATATAGACCCATCTAAGGAGAAAAAACCACATCCTTTTTATTGCCACTTTGGTGATGTGAAAGAGGATGTGCGGGCAGTTATTGTGGCAGTGGACCCAAAGGACCATGTAAGTATAGCAAAGGAGTTTTTGAGTAAGGATATTCCTGTGCTTTTGGAAAAGCCACCAGCCCTTAGCTCAAAAGAGTTTGAAAGTATAAAAAACCATGAAAAACTCTATATTTCTGAGGTAGAAAGCTACTCCGTATGCGCCCAATTTCTAAGAAAGCCAGAAAGGTTTATAAAGATTGAAAGGTTTGGTAAAGGCAAAGGCTACATCTCACCCCTTTGGGATCTTGCCTGGCATGACCTCTATTTACTTCAAAGCATATCTGAAAACATAAAGGTTGAAGCCTTGGAAATAGATGGAGAAGTTTGGACCTTGAGGGGTAGTTTAGATGGCATTCTCTTTAGTATAAGCGTGGCTTGGGAGCATCCACAGCCAAGAAGGCTTTGGTATATCGACGAGGACCTTCTTCTTGACTTTGGTGAGGAAAGGGTGTATGAAAGGGGAAAGCTCTTAAAGGAAGAAAAAAGGGACAAGCTAAGGCTTATGGTAGAGGACTTTTTAAAGGGGAGCTTTGATAAAAAAAGCGTGCAAAGGGCCTATATAAACCTTAAGATACTTGAAAGTCTTTCTTAA
- a CDS encoding ferredoxin reductase has product MELEKKPIREFKGRVIEVKRETPTTKTLVFDLRGVDFDFYPGQYVMLNVPYEGEVLKRAYSIASPPTQKDSLELTIKKVPNGRASAFLTEKVKEGDEFLIKGPYGKFVWVPQMGTSLVLIGAGSGIVPLMCILRYIVSAGLDHVRATLLYSNTHYEEIIYREELERMDKHSNIKVVHTLTRSWPPDWKGYTGRINTDMILKEVEDIPTNLYYLCGPPQFVEDIASILIELGVDKEQIKKEKYD; this is encoded by the coding sequence ATGGAGCTTGAAAAAAAGCCCATAAGGGAGTTCAAAGGTAGAGTTATTGAAGTCAAAAGAGAAACACCTACCACAAAGACCTTGGTCTTTGACCTACGAGGAGTAGACTTTGACTTTTATCCAGGCCAATATGTGATGCTAAACGTTCCTTACGAGGGAGAAGTTTTGAAAAGGGCTTACTCCATAGCCAGCCCACCCACTCAAAAGGACTCCCTTGAGCTTACCATAAAGAAGGTTCCAAACGGCAGAGCCTCTGCCTTTTTAACAGAAAAGGTAAAGGAAGGGGATGAGTTTTTGATAAAGGGCCCTTACGGAAAGTTCGTATGGGTTCCTCAAATGGGCACGAGCCTTGTTCTCATCGGTGCAGGCAGTGGAATAGTGCCTCTTATGTGTATTCTAAGGTATATAGTTTCAGCAGGTCTTGACCATGTCAGAGCTACCTTGCTTTATTCCAACACACATTACGAGGAGATCATATACAGAGAAGAGCTTGAAAGGATGGATAAACACTCAAACATAAAGGTGGTTCATACCCTTACACGTTCTTGGCCACCAGACTGGAAGGGCTACACGGGCAGGATAAACACGGACATGATCCTAAAAGAAGTGGAAGACATCCCTACAAACCTTTACTATCTTTGTGGCCCACCCCAGTTTGTGGAAGACATAGCCAGTATTTTGATTGAACTTGGTGTGGATAAAGAACAGATAAAGAAGGAAAAATACGATTAA